The Lewinellaceae bacterium genome has a segment encoding these proteins:
- a CDS encoding peptide deformylase has protein sequence MKGLKDILLLGDPRLYENCPPVEVSELPLLVGWVKDLHNAMEEIRAKYHFGRGIAAPQLGIMKRLIYINIEKPLILINPRFETMSDEMFELWDDCMSFPNLLVRVKRHQRVVMHYLDENWNPQQIYAEGDFAELLQHEYDHLEGILCTMRAIDDRSFKWRG, from the coding sequence ATGAAAGGTCTCAAAGATATATTATTACTGGGGGATCCCAGGTTGTATGAAAATTGTCCACCGGTGGAGGTTTCAGAGTTGCCGCTACTCGTAGGCTGGGTAAAAGATCTTCATAATGCCATGGAGGAAATCCGGGCAAAATACCACTTCGGACGCGGCATTGCGGCGCCACAGCTGGGCATAATGAAAAGATTGATTTACATTAACATTGAAAAGCCTTTGATCCTCATCAATCCACGGTTTGAAACCATGAGCGATGAGATGTTTGAGCTTTGGGATGATTGTATGAGTTTCCCGAATTTATTGGTCAGAGTGAAGCGCCATCAACGGGTGGTGATGCATTACCTCGATGAAAACTGGAATCCACAGCAAATCTATGCTGAAGGAGACTTCGCCGAATTACTTCAACATGAATACGATCACCTGGAAGGCATCCTATGCACCATGCGGGCCATTGATGACAGGTCGTTTAAATGGAGAGGGTAG
- a CDS encoding tRNA-(ms[2]io[6]A)-hydroxylase: protein MKLNIDVAVPSKPEWVEAVINDFDTFLQDHANGERKASAIAMSFVAKFPDRVEIIPELIETAIEELEHFRDVYKLMEKRGLQLDHSIGEDLYMKELIKRCHSGREERFLDRLLITSVVETRGGERFKLVSEAMEDPELKRFYKELWASECKHGNVYVKMALNYFPEEQVYSRLRWWIEQESEVMQMMEVKAAVH from the coding sequence ATGAAACTTAACATAGACGTGGCGGTACCTTCCAAACCGGAATGGGTAGAAGCTGTAATAAACGATTTTGATACCTTTTTGCAAGACCACGCCAATGGTGAACGAAAAGCTTCAGCTATTGCGATGAGTTTTGTGGCGAAGTTCCCTGACCGGGTGGAGATCATCCCCGAATTGATCGAAACCGCCATTGAAGAACTTGAACATTTTCGGGATGTTTACAAACTGATGGAAAAAAGAGGACTTCAACTGGATCATTCCATTGGGGAAGATCTTTACATGAAAGAACTCATCAAACGCTGCCATTCCGGAAGAGAAGAACGATTTTTAGACCGGTTGCTGATCACTTCCGTGGTGGAAACGCGCGGAGGAGAACGCTTTAAACTCGTCTCTGAAGCCATGGAAGACCCCGAACTCAAAAGATTTTATAAGGAATTGTGGGCCAGCGAATGTAAACACGGAAATGTATATGTTAAAATGGCCCTGAACTATTTCCCTGAAGAACAGGTTTATTCCCGCCTCCGCTGGTGGATTGAACAGGAATCAGAAGTCATGCAAATGATGGAGGTAAAAGCGGCAGTGCATTGA
- a CDS encoding glycosyltransferase family 39 protein, with translation MEISIRFRAFLLICSLIISLSLFLFNDLMTIWSGAEASWLWASLSSDKTSFLPLMGMKILARTQENFPFVPRVTGAVLFLASVLGFYHIAKPYLGKMVVLLAALVLGAGFLIPVLSKLATLDIWIFSFHFLTFFTMIRYLKQPDVIWRGLFYLGLSFSILVQPVSALVFLMGSAAFLWWKHPQGRRLVTLNPWIAGLLLTIVFHFSGLLHWQNEWLIFSSTGADFGKYMLFNFIGILPFVGFWVGGLRDLLYKLKKGEEMALMLISLILFSVLAQSPVLQAGFALMITKQMLLFSDEQYPFKTWVRATTIIHLLFAFVLSVLLMLGGMTEFGGLGFRSGLIFSFMYWAVGLIGIFGLYGTQRTMLIGGPVASGVLSMFIFWMQLYPLLESQRNLPKRLVEKVEVLENAPFFEKIFIAVPKENRPSNLAVYAKLAFPAAEIIEMDTTEADNEWEKTPKSILFRPVGQSEIPSEGIVILKGWNDQLKKVTWSVQPK, from the coding sequence ATGGAGATATCAATTCGTTTCAGGGCTTTTTTGTTGATCTGCTCATTGATCATTTCCCTTAGTTTATTCCTTTTCAACGATTTGATGACCATTTGGTCGGGGGCGGAAGCAAGCTGGTTATGGGCGAGTTTGTCCAGCGATAAAACCTCTTTTTTACCCTTGATGGGAATGAAAATCCTCGCCCGGACACAAGAAAATTTTCCTTTTGTACCCCGGGTAACGGGTGCTGTATTGTTTTTGGCCTCAGTGCTGGGTTTCTACCATATCGCCAAACCTTACCTGGGGAAAATGGTGGTCTTACTGGCGGCTTTAGTGCTGGGGGCCGGTTTTTTGATCCCTGTGCTGAGCAAACTGGCCACTTTGGATATTTGGATCTTCTCCTTTCATTTCTTGACTTTTTTTACCATGATCCGGTATTTAAAGCAGCCGGATGTAATTTGGCGAGGGTTGTTTTACCTGGGATTGTCTTTTTCCATCCTGGTCCAACCTGTTTCGGCCCTGGTATTTTTAATGGGGAGTGCTGCTTTTTTATGGTGGAAACATCCGCAAGGCAGACGATTGGTAACATTGAACCCATGGATCGCCGGCTTACTGTTGACGATTGTTTTTCATTTTTCAGGCTTGCTTCACTGGCAAAATGAATGGCTGATATTTTCTTCAACAGGAGCGGATTTCGGGAAGTATATGCTCTTTAATTTTATCGGGATACTCCCTTTTGTAGGATTTTGGGTAGGTGGACTAAGAGACCTGTTGTACAAATTGAAAAAAGGAGAGGAGATGGCTTTAATGCTTATCAGCCTGATCTTGTTTTCTGTTTTGGCGCAATCGCCTGTGTTGCAGGCGGGTTTCGCTTTAATGATCACGAAACAAATGCTGCTTTTTTCCGATGAGCAATATCCGTTTAAAACCTGGGTAAGGGCAACGACGATTATTCATTTGTTATTTGCCTTTGTATTGTCGGTTTTACTGATGTTGGGCGGCATGACTGAATTCGGGGGATTGGGATTCCGTTCGGGATTGATTTTTTCCTTTATGTACTGGGCAGTTGGCCTGATAGGCATTTTTGGACTTTACGGAACCCAGCGTACTATGCTTATCGGTGGTCCGGTGGCGAGTGGCGTATTGAGTATGTTTATCTTTTGGATGCAATTGTATCCATTGTTGGAAAGCCAGCGGAATCTGCCCAAACGACTGGTAGAAAAGGTTGAAGTGTTGGAAAATGCCCCGTTTTTTGAAAAGATATTTATTGCGGTTCCGAAAGAAAACAGACCTTCAAACCTTGCTGTTTATGCTAAGTTAGCCTTTCCTGCTGCCGAAATAATAGAAATGGATACCACTGAGGCGGATAATGAATGGGAAAAAACGCCAAAAAGCATTTTGTTTCGCCCTGTCGGGCAAAGTGAAATACCTTCAGAAGGGATTGTAATATTAAAGGGTTGGAATGACCAACTCAAAAAGGTGACCTGGAGTGTTCAACCTAAATAG
- a CDS encoding WG repeat-containing protein, translated as MTSTLNRANIFSLIFTLFLFSCQSDTTVNQPEAGSELPETDYTEEVYKWGFINRQGQLQVLGNFDDARNFSEGLAVVRKKGKWGFIDKSGIEVITAQYKGTWSFSEGLARILTFDDKMGFINKKGTIVVDPVWEEAADFKEGMAVVKTDGQYGYCNISGKLVIPAIFEKAYDFEGGFAIVKKEGKYGLIDKTGKIILQPEYERLGGLSEGLIRAKKAGQFGYLDLKSQWVIPPQFSSAQDFHEGLAVAGTDDKLGLIDKSGQFMVSPQFDPVWYAGTGRWAVGKGTHYGFIDRNGAFIVQPELQLVYSFSETLAAFRQDDLWGYIDTMGTVVIPPVYYLAWDFKQGLARVASDHGVVFINKIGETVLMPQYIDVRDFSEGLSRVQVYKR; from the coding sequence ATGACTTCAACACTCAATCGTGCGAACATTTTTAGTTTGATTTTTACGTTGTTCCTGTTTTCCTGTCAGTCTGACACTACTGTTAACCAACCCGAAGCAGGGAGCGAATTGCCCGAAACAGACTATACTGAAGAGGTTTACAAATGGGGATTTATCAACAGGCAAGGACAATTGCAAGTCCTCGGTAATTTTGATGATGCCCGTAATTTTTCTGAAGGACTCGCCGTTGTCAGAAAAAAAGGCAAATGGGGATTTATCGATAAATCAGGCATAGAGGTGATCACTGCCCAATACAAAGGAACATGGTCATTCAGTGAAGGATTGGCCCGGATACTTACCTTTGATGACAAAATGGGATTTATCAATAAAAAAGGTACCATAGTCGTCGATCCAGTATGGGAAGAAGCTGCTGATTTCAAAGAAGGAATGGCGGTGGTGAAAACGGACGGACAGTATGGATATTGCAATATTTCCGGAAAATTGGTCATCCCGGCTATTTTTGAAAAGGCTTATGATTTTGAAGGAGGTTTTGCCATCGTTAAAAAAGAAGGCAAGTACGGCTTAATAGATAAAACCGGAAAAATCATCCTCCAACCGGAATATGAAAGATTAGGCGGGCTCTCAGAAGGTCTGATCAGAGCGAAAAAAGCTGGCCAATTCGGTTATTTGGACCTAAAGAGTCAATGGGTGATCCCCCCCCAATTTTCATCGGCCCAGGATTTTCATGAAGGTCTTGCGGTAGCGGGAACCGATGACAAATTGGGGTTAATTGACAAAAGTGGCCAATTTATGGTTTCGCCTCAATTTGACCCCGTATGGTATGCAGGCACAGGGCGCTGGGCTGTCGGAAAAGGCACTCATTACGGCTTTATTGACAGGAATGGAGCATTTATTGTGCAGCCGGAATTACAACTTGTTTACAGCTTTTCCGAAACGCTGGCCGCCTTCCGACAGGATGATTTATGGGGATATATCGACACCATGGGAACAGTGGTCATTCCTCCTGTTTATTATCTCGCATGGGATTTTAAACAAGGTCTTGCCAGGGTAGCTTCGGATCATGGGGTGGTGTTTATCAACAAAATCGGGGAAACTGTTTTAATGCCGCAGTATATTGATGTCAGGGATTTTTCTGAAGGATTGTCCAGGGTTCAGGTTTACAAGAGATAA
- a CDS encoding NUDIX hydrolase, with translation MPYTYKYPRPSVTVDCIIFGFDAKSALKVLLIQRANEPFIDKWALPGGFVDMEENLEAAALRELEEETGLKDIFIEQLFTFGAPNRDPRGRVISVAYFALVNLSEHHIKASSDAKNAKWFELDKTPSLAFDHEDILTVAINRLRAKVRYQPIGFELLPEQFPLSQLQSLYETVLGVKTLNKRNFRSRIMKMGVLKEVGKQENVAHRPAILYSFDNEKYQQLARERYDDLIKRGVDFEI, from the coding sequence ATGCCATACACCTATAAATATCCTCGTCCTTCTGTAACTGTGGATTGTATAATTTTTGGATTTGATGCCAAAAGTGCTTTAAAGGTTTTACTCATCCAGCGGGCAAATGAACCATTTATAGATAAATGGGCATTACCTGGCGGATTCGTCGATATGGAGGAAAATCTCGAAGCTGCAGCGTTGAGGGAACTGGAAGAAGAAACAGGCTTAAAAGACATTTTTATTGAACAGCTCTTTACCTTTGGAGCGCCCAACCGTGATCCCCGGGGCCGGGTGATCAGCGTAGCCTACTTTGCTTTGGTCAACCTGTCCGAACACCACATAAAGGCTTCTTCCGATGCAAAAAATGCAAAATGGTTTGAGTTGGATAAAACACCCTCCCTGGCCTTTGATCACGAAGACATTCTTACGGTGGCGATCAACAGGCTGCGGGCAAAAGTGCGTTATCAACCTATAGGCTTTGAACTATTGCCTGAACAGTTTCCACTTTCCCAGCTGCAAAGCCTTTACGAAACAGTATTGGGGGTTAAAACCCTCAACAAAAGAAATTTCAGGAGTCGCATCATGAAAATGGGTGTGCTCAAGGAGGTCGGCAAACAGGAAAATGTGGCCCACCGGCCGGCCATTCTTTATAGTTTTGACAATGAAAAATACCAGCAACTGGCCCGTGAAAGATATGATGACCTGATCAAACGAGGGGTTGATTTTGAAATTTAA
- a CDS encoding nicotinate phosphoribosyltransferase, giving the protein MSSHLSNIYKSNLSLLTDLYQLTMANGYWKAGVHNREAVFHLFYRTNPFKNPFAIAAGLELVIDFLKQFRFKKDDVKYLASLKGNDGMPLFEKSFLRYLRRMEFECSVDAVPEGSVVFPHEPILRIQGPLLQAQLLETVLLNMVNFSTLIATKASRITRAAKQDVVLEFGLRRAQGIDGAITASRSAFIGGCHATSNVLAGKLFGIPVRGTHAHSWVMSFHSEQEAFETYGEAMPNNSIFLVDTYDTLEGVKNAIETGKRLRKMGYPLNGIRLDSGNLAELSKSAREMLDMAGFYNTEIVASNDLDEHAIQELKKAKSPITVWGVGTRLVTAAGQGALNGVYKMAALKDASGAWQYKIKLSEDEGKISTPGILQVKRLWNEKGFPVADVIYNIEKKSGKPQIHEMNTGRIFNFEGLTESDILVPIFKNGKLVYQSPKIEAIRSHSIKQQALFEHTFAIGYTVGLETSLFETKQLLIDQLKKPVLV; this is encoded by the coding sequence ATGAGTTCACATCTAAGTAACATATATAAATCAAACCTAAGTCTGCTAACGGATCTTTACCAGCTGACCATGGCCAACGGATACTGGAAAGCCGGAGTGCACAATCGCGAGGCAGTTTTTCACTTGTTTTACAGGACCAACCCGTTCAAGAATCCTTTTGCCATTGCAGCAGGACTGGAACTGGTCATTGATTTTTTAAAGCAATTCCGTTTTAAAAAAGATGATGTAAAATACCTGGCCTCGTTAAAGGGAAATGATGGCATGCCTCTTTTTGAAAAATCATTTCTGAGGTATTTGCGTCGTATGGAATTTGAATGTTCTGTGGATGCTGTTCCGGAAGGCAGTGTCGTATTTCCGCATGAACCCATACTCCGGATACAAGGGCCATTGTTGCAGGCACAATTACTGGAAACCGTTTTGCTGAATATGGTCAATTTTTCCACTCTTATCGCTACAAAGGCCTCAAGAATTACCCGGGCTGCCAAACAAGATGTTGTGCTTGAATTCGGACTGAGAAGAGCGCAGGGGATTGATGGGGCCATCACTGCCAGCAGATCTGCCTTCATCGGAGGTTGTCATGCGACCAGCAATGTCCTGGCAGGAAAGCTATTTGGCATTCCTGTTCGGGGCACTCATGCCCACAGCTGGGTCATGAGTTTTCATTCAGAGCAGGAAGCATTTGAGACCTATGGGGAGGCAATGCCCAACAATTCCATATTCCTGGTCGATACTTATGATACCCTTGAAGGAGTGAAAAATGCCATAGAAACCGGAAAACGGTTGAGGAAAATGGGCTATCCGCTCAACGGCATCCGACTGGACAGCGGCAACCTGGCGGAACTCAGTAAATCGGCCCGGGAAATGCTCGATATGGCCGGCTTTTATAATACAGAGATCGTCGCCAGCAACGATCTCGACGAACACGCCATCCAGGAACTCAAAAAAGCCAAATCCCCCATCACAGTCTGGGGGGTAGGCACGCGCCTGGTTACTGCAGCAGGCCAGGGTGCCTTGAACGGTGTGTACAAAATGGCCGCTTTAAAGGATGCTTCAGGAGCATGGCAGTACAAAATAAAGCTTTCCGAAGACGAAGGAAAAATATCAACCCCCGGCATACTGCAGGTCAAAAGGCTTTGGAATGAAAAAGGATTTCCTGTGGCAGATGTGATTTACAATATAGAAAAAAAATCGGGTAAGCCTCAAATTCATGAAATGAATACGGGAAGAATTTTTAATTTTGAAGGGCTGACGGAATCGGACATACTGGTGCCCATTTTCAAAAATGGAAAGCTGGTATATCAATCCCCAAAAATCGAGGCAATACGCTCACACAGTATAAAACAACAGGCGTTATTTGAACACACTTTTGCCATTGGATATACGGTTGGGTTGGAAACATCCCTGTTTGAAACCAAACAGTTATTGATCGATCAATTAAAAAAACCGGTTTTGGTTTAA
- a CDS encoding alpha/beta fold hydrolase, with protein MLKIFLIIGLVYLCFALFFYFFQDIFFFRPEKLPSGFQYKYPFPFEEVNFDMEDGGRINGIYFKVPNPRGVVYYLKGNSRSIKGWGKFARDFVSNGYDFFMMDYRGFGKSQGKRTQTILFNDAQFIFKWLAGKYPEEKIVIFGRSLGSGIAARIASWNHVRMLILDSPYFSFYHNLKRFLFFIPLKHLLRYDIRTDQYLKNITCPVYIIHGDKDRLFPIDQSERLKALFPDIKLFKIKGGHHNDLPEFPAFFEILYDVLYVNPEEEY; from the coding sequence GTGCTTAAAATATTCCTCATCATCGGATTAGTTTACCTGTGTTTTGCCTTGTTTTTCTATTTTTTTCAGGATATTTTCTTTTTCCGTCCGGAAAAATTGCCTTCCGGCTTTCAATACAAATACCCTTTTCCATTTGAGGAGGTAAACTTTGACATGGAAGACGGGGGACGCATCAACGGTATTTATTTTAAGGTGCCCAATCCCCGCGGGGTGGTTTATTATCTCAAAGGGAATTCAAGGAGCATCAAAGGCTGGGGCAAATTTGCCCGGGACTTTGTGAGCAACGGGTATGATTTTTTCATGATGGATTATCGCGGTTTTGGAAAGAGCCAGGGCAAAAGAACCCAAACCATTCTATTCAATGATGCCCAGTTCATTTTTAAATGGCTGGCCGGGAAATACCCGGAAGAAAAGATCGTCATTTTTGGCAGATCACTGGGCAGCGGTATCGCCGCCAGGATTGCCTCCTGGAACCATGTCAGGATGTTGATTCTAGATTCTCCTTACTTCAGCTTTTACCACAACCTCAAACGCTTTCTGTTTTTTATCCCATTAAAGCATTTACTTCGGTATGATATCCGAACGGATCAGTACCTTAAAAATATCACATGTCCTGTTTACATAATACATGGAGATAAAGACAGGTTATTTCCAATTGACCAAAGCGAAAGATTAAAAGCCTTGTTTCCTGACATTAAACTTTTTAAAATAAAAGGAGGGCATCACAACGATCTGCCGGAATTTCCGGCATTTTTCGAAATCCTCTACGATGTGCTCTACGTAAACCCGGAAGAAGAGTACTAA
- a CDS encoding alpha/beta hydrolase, with protein sequence MVITLILAGIIFLYGGSIAAIYLFQKTIIFQPRRLRKDHEFVFENQFSEHFIPTFDHQSLNALHFKSPESPKGLVVYFHGNAANLNRWGRYSIDFTRKQFDVLMIDYRGFGKSTGTPTEQGLFEDAECTLKWARANLDTKYEKLIFYGRSLGAAIATELATKYSPDLLILETPFDSIRGAFRKALFPLVFPLSFKFKLENNRLLPEVKCKVVIITGTRDKITPLSSARRLIPFLKENDKFIIIPKGGHRNLRKFGLFHLKLAEALNDQLHPLKKLSKEI encoded by the coding sequence ATGGTCATAACACTTATCCTCGCAGGCATAATATTTTTGTATGGCGGCTCCATTGCGGCGATATATCTCTTCCAAAAAACCATCATTTTCCAACCCCGACGCCTGAGAAAGGATCATGAATTTGTATTCGAGAACCAATTCTCAGAGCATTTCATCCCTACCTTTGATCATCAAAGTTTAAATGCCCTTCACTTTAAATCCCCTGAAAGTCCTAAGGGCCTCGTGGTGTATTTCCATGGCAATGCCGCCAATTTAAACCGTTGGGGTCGTTATTCTATTGATTTTACGCGGAAACAGTTTGATGTCCTCATGATCGATTACAGGGGGTTTGGGAAAAGCACAGGCACTCCGACAGAGCAGGGGCTCTTTGAGGATGCCGAATGCACCCTTAAATGGGCCAGGGCAAACCTGGACACAAAGTACGAAAAGCTCATTTTTTACGGTCGCTCTCTGGGAGCGGCCATTGCCACGGAGCTCGCCACTAAATACTCCCCCGACCTTTTAATACTCGAAACCCCCTTCGACTCTATCCGGGGCGCATTCCGTAAGGCACTGTTTCCGCTTGTATTTCCTCTTTCTTTTAAATTTAAATTAGAAAATAACCGACTACTCCCGGAAGTTAAATGCAAAGTTGTTATCATCACCGGCACAAGAGACAAGATAACTCCTCTTTCTTCTGCCCGCCGATTAATACCCTTTTTGAAGGAAAACGACAAATTTATCATCATCCCCAAAGGGGGACATCGCAATTTAAGAAAATTCGGACTGTTTCATTTAAAATTGGCTGAAGCCCTCAATGACCAATTGCACCCGCTTAAAAAATTGTCAAAAGAAATTTGA
- a CDS encoding glycosyl hydrolase has protein sequence MNRPIFLLCLLLTSQFLGAQNEHPSFTPATERITSFEQRKKLEASSLVNAIEFEQIGPVVQSGRVSEVAVDPMDPTHFFVAYASGGLWETHNNGTSFKPMFQNEMVMSLGAIAVDWKNGIIWLGSGEVNSSRSSYSGTGIFKSTDGGKTFSHMGLGESHHIGRIVIHPENPEVVWVAVLGHLYSPNMERGIYKTEDGGKTWNRTLFVNSNTGAIDLVIDPDDPQVLYASTWERERHAWDFSESGPGSGIYKTTDGGSNWVKIDMGKDFPTGQDAGRIGLDITSHNGHTVIYASVDHQGRRPPELKKEDGITKDQLRNMDKESFLKLEETAVKNYLDDNNFPDEYSYEKIRKMIEKEEIKPIALVEYVEDANTLLFDTPVVGLQVYRSDNQGKSWKKTHEGYLEDIYYSYGYYFGQIRVSPINPEKIYVMGVPVLKSEDGGKTFIGINGDNVHGDHHELWINPANDKHLILGNDGGINISYDDGKNWIKCNSPAVGQFYAIAVDMDQPFNVYGGLQDNGVWKGPHNHKESSDWQQSGHYAYEMILGGDGMQVAVDTRDNSTVYTGFQFGNYFRVNTTTGKPDYITPKHKLGERPLRWNWQSPVHLSVHNQDILYFGANKLFRSMAMGENFEPISPDLTKGGKKGDVAFSTLTTIHESPLQFGLLYAGTDDGWVHCSRDGGHSWQNITPGLPEDMWISRVFASGFELSRIYVSLNGYRWDNFTPMCYVSEDYGVTWKRIATDLPLEPVNVIKEDPVNPNLLYIGTDHGLYVSLDRGETTMLMNNNLPAVPVHDLIVHPRDKKLVVGTHGRSLFLADVSALQQLTAKILVQKLFAFDISNKRYSNRWGSQSWYSETEPEMEIPFYSSENGNATIEISTDEGQLLYAFTHRTNKGLNYAKYDLSIDKISLSEYNKFVNKGNENKAREIEIERAANGKFYLYEGIYKVLIHLNGTSVEKTFEVE, from the coding sequence ATGAACAGACCAATTTTCCTTTTATGCCTCCTGCTGACCTCCCAATTCCTGGGGGCGCAAAATGAACATCCTTCCTTCACACCGGCTACGGAAAGAATCACGAGTTTTGAACAAAGAAAAAAACTTGAAGCCAGTAGTTTAGTCAATGCCATTGAATTTGAACAAATTGGCCCGGTGGTTCAAAGCGGCCGTGTATCTGAAGTGGCTGTTGACCCCATGGATCCCACTCATTTTTTTGTCGCCTACGCCTCTGGAGGTCTATGGGAAACCCACAACAACGGCACCAGTTTCAAACCAATGTTTCAAAATGAAATGGTTATGTCCCTGGGCGCAATTGCCGTAGATTGGAAAAATGGTATTATCTGGCTGGGATCGGGAGAAGTCAATTCGAGCCGTTCCTCGTATTCAGGAACGGGTATATTCAAAAGCACGGACGGCGGAAAAACCTTCAGTCATATGGGGCTTGGGGAAAGCCATCATATCGGCAGGATTGTCATTCATCCGGAAAACCCGGAAGTGGTATGGGTGGCCGTCTTAGGACATCTATATTCTCCAAATATGGAGCGCGGCATTTACAAAACCGAGGATGGGGGCAAAACATGGAACCGCACCTTGTTTGTAAACAGTAATACAGGCGCCATTGATCTCGTGATCGATCCCGACGATCCACAGGTTTTATACGCTTCTACCTGGGAACGGGAACGACATGCCTGGGATTTTTCAGAAAGCGGTCCCGGAAGTGGAATCTACAAAACCACCGACGGCGGTTCTAACTGGGTAAAGATCGATATGGGAAAAGATTTCCCCACCGGGCAGGATGCAGGAAGAATCGGACTCGATATCACCTCCCATAATGGACATACAGTAATTTATGCTTCTGTCGATCACCAGGGGCGTCGCCCGCCTGAATTAAAAAAAGAGGATGGCATCACCAAAGACCAGTTGCGCAACATGGACAAAGAAAGTTTCTTAAAACTGGAAGAAACTGCCGTAAAAAACTACCTCGACGACAATAATTTTCCTGACGAATATTCCTATGAAAAAATTCGAAAAATGATCGAAAAAGAGGAGATCAAACCCATAGCGCTTGTTGAATATGTCGAGGACGCCAATACTTTGCTTTTCGACACACCTGTGGTAGGACTACAGGTCTATCGTTCGGATAACCAGGGCAAAAGCTGGAAAAAAACCCATGAGGGCTACCTGGAGGATATTTACTATTCGTATGGCTATTATTTCGGCCAAATCAGGGTTTCTCCAATTAACCCTGAAAAGATTTACGTGATGGGCGTTCCTGTACTCAAGTCAGAAGATGGCGGTAAAACCTTTATTGGAATAAATGGCGATAATGTCCATGGGGATCATCATGAATTATGGATCAACCCGGCAAACGACAAACACCTCATCCTGGGGAATGACGGAGGGATCAACATTTCCTACGATGACGGTAAAAACTGGATCAAATGTAATTCACCTGCTGTTGGGCAGTTTTATGCCATTGCGGTGGATATGGATCAGCCGTTCAATGTTTATGGAGGTTTGCAGGACAACGGAGTCTGGAAAGGGCCCCATAACCATAAGGAAAGTAGTGATTGGCAACAATCAGGACATTACGCTTATGAAATGATTCTTGGTGGAGATGGAATGCAAGTGGCTGTTGATACCCGGGACAATAGCACTGTTTACACTGGCTTTCAGTTCGGGAACTATTTTAGGGTCAATACGACTACTGGAAAACCGGATTACATTACCCCAAAACACAAACTGGGAGAACGGCCTTTACGATGGAACTGGCAATCCCCTGTTCACCTTTCCGTCCACAATCAGGATATTTTATACTTTGGGGCCAATAAGTTATTTCGCTCCATGGCAATGGGCGAAAATTTCGAACCCATTTCTCCCGACCTGACCAAAGGAGGTAAAAAAGGCGATGTGGCTTTTTCAACCTTAACTACGATACATGAATCCCCCTTGCAATTTGGACTACTGTATGCCGGAACCGATGACGGATGGGTGCACTGCAGCAGGGACGGTGGTCATTCATGGCAAAATATAACTCCGGGCCTGCCGGAGGACATGTGGATCAGCCGGGTTTTCGCTTCAGGATTTGAACTTTCGAGGATATATGTTTCCCTTAACGGATATCGGTGGGATAATTTCACTCCTATGTGTTATGTTTCAGAGGATTATGGTGTAACATGGAAACGAATAGCTACAGATCTTCCCCTGGAACCGGTTAATGTCATCAAGGAAGACCCTGTGAATCCGAACCTGCTTTATATTGGAACAGACCACGGGCTTTATGTGTCCCTGGACAGAGGCGAAACCACCATGCTGATGAATAATAACCTTCCGGCCGTTCCTGTTCATGACCTCATCGTACACCCAAGAGATAAAAAACTAGTGGTCGGAACCCATGGCCGCTCCTTATTTCTTGCAGATGTCAGTGCTTTACAGCAATTAACAGCTAAAATCTTAGTCCAAAAACTTTTTGCATTTGACATTTCCAATAAACGGTATTCAAACCGATGGGGCAGTCAATCATGGTATTCGGAAACGGAACCGGAAATGGAGATCCCGTTTTACAGCTCCGAAAATGGGAATGCAACGATTGAAATCAGCACAGACGAAGGCCAATTGCTTTATGCTTTTACTCACCGCACGAATAAGGGATTAAATTATGCAAAATACGACCTCTCCATTGACAAGATTTCTTTGTCTGAGTACAATAAATTTGTAAATAAAGGCAATGAAAACAAGGCCAGGGAAATCGAAATAGAAAGGGCCGCCAATGGAAAATTTTACCTTTACGAAGGCATCTATAAAGTCCTTATTCATTTGAACGGAACCAGCGTTGAAAAAACTTTTGAAGTTGAATAA